The DNA region AGAACCAGTGCTTAAATTTATTGTGAAGAAGAATCCTCATCATTCACAGTGGGGTGACATGAAACTTTACTTAAAACTGCAGGTATGGAAagattacattcatataattaATACTCTCTGGTTCAGTTTTGGATTACACCAAGCCAGCTACCCATAAAAGTTTAACaaaattgtcttaatttttttgaGAGGAAAAATTATATGTCATGGGAaggatttagaacattttttcatgagactttagatagttttaatttcttcgtCTGAAAACTGCGTATTCATATCCTTGGGAATGACctgtactcttataaatttgactcactgctctatatattttagaaatgaagcttttatcaaagacactggttgtaaaaattgtttcccagctttctgcttccctgctaATCTTAGTCAcgttggctttgtgcaaaaacttttcaatttgacataatcaaaattgtccattttgcatttcataatgctctcttttgtttgatcataagtttttcccttctccataaatctgacagataaactatttcttgctctcccaaattgcttatagtatcaacctttatatataaattgtgaacccattttgcctttattttaatCTATCgtgtaagatgctggtctatgcctagtttctgccatactattttccatttttcttagcagtttttgtcaaatagtgagttcttctcccagaagctggagtctttggtttatcaaacagtggatTCCTATAGTCATTGACTAGTGTGTCTtacgtacctaacctattcccctgatccaccactctgtttcttagctagtaccaagtagttttgatgattgctgctttataatacagtttaatatctggtgtggtcAATCTCCTCTTTTAATTGAGAAGTAATTTTTCCTTTGCAGGGTTATTGTAAATATTGGTCTTACTGTTTTTATATCATGGACAGATACCTGACTTTTTGTACACAGATTTTAAGTTTGTTAGTTATCATACATTGTTACCATTATCTACTCAGAAGGAAATTTCTGTTTGGAATCAATATGATGTGGTGATGGTTgggtatttgttttttaaacattaactgaataaatttaaaaataatttcattgagACATTTGACAGTCTTTCATGATAATCTTTGTGGGAAGTGTTAACTGTTTTCTTGGCACTGAAAAGTTGGGGATGCAGACTAACTAGGATCCTcagaaaatgaaaagcatttgGTAGCTTTATTCCTCCACTGAGCATGGAAGAATCAAAAGAGACTTTCTTGGACTACCTATGGGCAGTTTCAGCCTCTTTACTGGGAAGGTGAATAGGGACCTTTTGTTCTATTTGTCATGAATCCCAATCCTACCAGTATTCTAGAATATTTTGAAATACTTTCATCTGACAAATTTCCATTGCCTACCACAATACAACACATCATTTGAAAACCAGTGCTAATATTACTATCCTGAGTTCTAGGTCCTAGGAAGAAGGTGCCATGTTGGtgcaggagggagaaggaagatagCCCCAACCCTTTTCTGGTGACAAGCTGGTCCtaaggaaaattttgaaaaagataaTTTGTTTTTTGTAGTTTCCCACCTCCCTTTCCACCCTCTCTCCCACTTCCTGGTGTTTTTCATATACTTTCAGGGCTATTCTACCTCTCAGAATACTATCAAGAAGATGGTGCATTGAATGCTTTAGAATATACCTTTGCTGTCTACCCAAATGCTCCATGTTCTAAAATTTGCCAGGAATCCAAAAATTCTTTAAAGGGCTCCAaggcttttttttcataatggcaAGGGTAGGCACAGCATGTGGTATGGTTGGTGTGGTAcgatcccccccccccttcttcatagcatatatttagagctggaagggacattagaggttgTCTCACCCAATTCCCCTATTTTGTTAACTTCCTGATAATTTTATTAAAGCTTTTTATAGTTATTCCTTCTACATTGCaattttccccatcatggtttcaagtTCAATATATCTTTGGTCAGCATAAGACATTATATGGAAATTTTTtggaagttttgtggaagctgcagacaacatgaGGAcagcagaaaaagtttagaaactcagaaatgcgtgaaatatatgtataatattgtatattagcAACatctttatcttttaataccatagtaattcagacttcttctctggtagggagggccaaaaaaatttcacgtggattttccagattgcaggggtgCTGTGCCCCTTatccccacaatgtggaagggataactatgtTTCTAACTCTAGTCACTAGCCAAAATATCGCCTTCCACCTCCTCTCTTTAAACGAAGAAAAATAGTTACATAAGATTGGCATTAGCATACATTTTGGCAATGTATACATCATTCtggggcaactgggtggcacagtgagtagagcactggccctggagtcaggaggacctgacttcaaatcaggcctcagacacttgacacactagacacttactagctctgtgaccttgggcaaatcacttaaccccaattgccttgccttcccccctccaaaaaacaagcaagcaaaaaaaatgtatacaccATTCTGCTTCAGTAGTTTCTTGCCCCCAGCATCCCCCCAGAAGAGGGAAGTGTATTTCATCATCTGTCTTCTGGGACAAGatttaattccctcattttacagatgaggaaactttagcCCAGAAAAGCCAAGTGATTTGTCAATAGTCACACAGCTGTAGTATAGCATAACCAGAATTGGAGCCCACATTCCAAATGCAGGGCACTTTTCCTTTGCACCATATTACTTTAAAGCCGTTCTTAAAGTTAACATTGCTTATGTtcttgaaaggctttgaataatTTTCATTTAGTTCAATTTCTTGCAATTTTCTTATGCAAGAAACATAAAACATTACACCCATCTCTGTTAATTGTAAAGTTTACTTTACTTTGTAATAGTTAAGCAAAAAGTCCCTTGGTTTTGTGTCCTACAGGTTATAAAGAGGGCTCTTGAAGTCTGGGGTAGTGAAGAAGCCCTAGAAGAAGCAAAGGAAGTTCGACAGGAAAACCGGGAGaagatgaaacagaaaaaatTTGATAAAAAAGTAAAAGGTAAGCTGCCGGGGTTCAGCCCATGAAAACCTCAAGCTTTTCAAGGGCTTTGCCAAGCTTCTGACTAttatttaaaagaggaaaaaaaaaaagacactggaATATGACTTTATCAACAACAGAGATGTGGTCTAAAGTAGCATTTACTGCAGGTAATGGGTTGGCAGTGCTGCTTTTTGCTCTTGTCAACCAGACtgaactggcctctaacctgtgaGTGGCCAAAGCTGAACAGAGCAGGctggagacaggagagtcaggaatcaaacagaagtttaatttcaaagtgagggaaatggcttgcaagcaaagAGGGGATCTAGACCCATGTCAGCATCTTGCCTCTAGTTGGGGGAACTtgaggcagtgtggggagatctcaatacttataccagCGGCTGTGTAGTGACCTGCAGCCCTGACAGTGAGGGGTAACAGCCACTATGAGACAAGTTTGAtccatagcagggcttcatgaccagaaggAACATGGGTACTTGTCCAGTGCTTGTCAGAGCacagaacacctggtgctggtcaaagcaatacagtAACTGTGATTTTGCCAGAAGGTGAGATCATCCTGAGGTTAAGCATAAAGGACTATTGCTATGCCAAGGTCCTCAGGGCACCTTGCTgagccttagctctggaaaacaggctGTCTCCTAGTCTCTTGACATTCTGTTTTTGGAAACTATCTAAAAGCAGATCGTATCTTTTCATTGGAACAATGTTATAGTTAGATTGTGTTCCTGACTGAGACCAACAGTATGCCAAGAAAGCAAAGATACTACTCTATCTCTAAAACAGGCATAGGATTTTAGAGCCAAAATGGAATCTCAGCAGCCATTTAGTCTAAGCCCCTCAtcttaacaaatgaagaaactgaggaatagaAGCTTATTCAAAGACAACCATTTAATTAATAATTCTACTTATTTTTAGAATTTAGAAATTTTGTAGTTGACCTGGATGGGTCATGTTCATAAATCTAGAGCAAGAAGAAACCTTAAAAGAccattgaggcccagagaggttaaatgacttttccgtGGTCAGATGGGGAGGGAGTGGCAGATATGGGATTTAACCCAGATCATCTGGTTCTGGATTGTGTTCTTTTGGTCCAGGGAAGTTTAAGCTgatgctctctttcctctctggacATTCCCTTTGACCTCCAGAGACACTCAGAATCATTTcatgatcttttttaaaatagctgtTACATTTCAATGATACTCCAGTAAGAGAAGGGGGTGTGGCTTTCTGTATATGGCTCTGGACTTGGACTTGGGAGACCCAGTTTTGAATCTCAttttagatactagctgtgtgatcttagggaaGTCATGTAATTCCTCAGAGCCTCAattacttcatttgtaaaataggataaCTGCCTCACATGttataaggaaagcactttgtaaatcttaaaacccAAACCCTAGATATTAAAAGGTTTTCCAGAATACTTTAGTTGTGATATTTTGGAAAAGTCTGATTTGAATTAAATTGTCCTCTGTTTTTCCCAGTTCACTTTTTCCCACCCCACAAGACAACTGATAAAgggtaaaagaaatttaaaaaaaaaaaaggaagctttaGAAAGATATGTCGAAGGGAGGTCAGAAAAACTGTTACGCTCCTTGATGAGAGGTATTTACAGACTTTGgtatttttctggtttttaaatAAACTGGCAGACTTGCCCTCTTCGTCCTGCTCCGCTCCCTTCTCCAAATCCCTCTCCATGTTGGGCCCTGCTGCAGACCCCGAGTGCAGGCAAGGAGAAATCAAGTTGCTTTGCTATCTATCCACTAATTTTAGAGCTGAATGAACAAAAGTGGTGAAATGCATATTGTTGAGAAGGGGGCATAGCTTGTTTTTCTCTAAGAACTACTGCTGTAATTTGAATAAGCTGCCATCATTTTGGATGTTGTAGCCCTATATACTTTCTCAGTTTGGTTAGGCTTTCCTTAGaggtcttctttttccttttctttgtgctTTTTCAGTAAAAAGTAAACATCCAAaaataaatagttttaaaattagcATAAACAGTGTCTTGCTTAGTggtttaattaatgtttaataaacattaaaaGATATTCTAAATAAGTTACAGCTTTTAGAGCCAGATTTGAAGAAATATAAATACCTAGGTAACAGTAACACACTAACATAGTAGTTTAGCCCCTTTATAGAATACTTATCTCACACAAGGcctatgaagtaggtactgcAAATAAATCACCTCTGTTCAGATGAGAAAATCATCGTCAGAGTGGTTATGTGATTGGTCTGACACAatgtagctagtaaatggcaaagcctaCATTTAAATTGAAGTTTCTGGTTTAAGTTGAATATATTTTCTTGGAGCAGTACCtttcaaatgtttattaacaATCACTGTTTTGGCCATTgaggtggcacagaagatagagtgccaggcctagtcaggaagacctgagttcaaattcagcctcagatgcttacaaaccgtgtgtccctgggcaagtcactggtcCTTGCTTGcctcaggaaatggcaaactactccagtgtctttgccagtaAAACCCCAAGTAGGTCCCAAaggagtcagacgtgactgaaaacatcAAATCATTGTTTAGCCTACCATGATTTTCCTATGAGTTTGAGTAGTCAGACTTCCTCTGAGCCTTTATTGGATTAGTACCTTTCAGTAGTAAATAGTTTAAAGTCTAGGGGATTGTTTGTCAAAAGTCTTTGCTGTTTTCTCCAAATTgtgcccttttttttttggccacattGAAATCTGGAAGTTTGTATAAGCATGCTTTGGTTTCTCTTGGTGAAACCAAACTCTGAGTTAAAGACTTCCTAGCTAAGGCATGATTTTTATCAATAGTTGTAAAGGCttggggggaaaatgaggaagaaaaaatttaaattcttgATTGGAAACGTGAAATtttgaattatatatttttaaaacgaatacaatatttaaaataaaacatgaattaTATTACTGACTTTGTCAGCCATTTTGTAAGCAGTCAAGGTGCAAGATGCAAAAGGCTTTGGAAAACTGTTCGTGCcctgctctttttgtagtgttCCACTTCACAATGTTATCAAAAAGCAAGTTAGTCCATTGCTTTTCATCTGTGATACTAACATGTAGCTAGTTTTCTATGATCTCCCATACTGCTTAATGCTCTTGCAGAGTCAGTTAGCAAGGCAAATAAACAGTTTATCCTCCTCTGGAATATTAAGGAAGACACTCAGAATCAAGTGTGGAGTGGCTGGGATCTGCACCAGCGGACAGAGTACCTACGTTGGTAAGACCTTAGTTACATTGAAGGTATGCCTCTTTCACAGAGATTGGAGTTTAAAACACATAAATagaaaagtgttttaaaatacaGAGTTCTGTGGGAAGATTTGCCTTGTGGATagagagagccagcctcaaagctgggggttcaagtctcacctctgacaccaaCTGTCTCTGTGACTGGGCAGCTCTTTacgactgtaagttgcagagaagatgccaacctaaATCAGTAGAGGAAGTTTCCCTGCCTTAGTTACCTGTACCAGTAAAATTATGGGTACAATCCTTATCCCTAAAAATAGTCTCAAAGACAAATCCAAACTCAAAGGTAAAGCTTAAAATGCACTGCTTCAGAGTAGCAAGCAACATGATATTAGTGCAGGCAGTTTTAACCTGGGggtctgtgaatttaaaaaaaaatggtaactgtatttcaatataattggtttcttttgtaatcttatatattttattttatgcatttaataacatTACTCTGAGAttgggtccataggcttcaccagattgccaaaagggtcACAGACACAATAAAGGTTGAACTTCTGATATAGTGGAAAAACCACTAGAGACCCAACTTAAGTCTCCCTTTTACTGATGATTCATTTAACCCGTTTTcatcttccatttccttatctgcaaaatggcaaTACCTATCTTTTTCTAACCTCAAATGATTGCTGTGAGGGGATCATATGCAATGATAGAAATGAAAATGCTTTGCATGTTTAAGTCtgtagtcacatagctagtgtctgaggtcaaacttGAACTTAGGTTGTTCTGACTGCACAGCTGTTCCTGTATTTAGTAGACcacactttcatttctttctagacatagtaagtactcattaacaaagcatttataaaattatttgagactagatgatttctaaggctccTGCCAGTGTCGTCATTTTATAATTGTAAATCCATCGATGGACACCCACTCCTGGGACCATTTCTATCTTGTCTTGTCCCCACCCCATTTTTATATTTCAGACCCTAACATTATCCCTTCTCATTAAAGGGCAGTTGTAAATTCTCGTTAACAGCTGCTTCAAATTTGTATTAACTTTATACAACTTTAACTCTTCTAAAtagtaaaattatttaaatattaagtATAAATTGGCATTTGCAGTCATTCTTACCATATTTTGGTATCTTAGAATTACGCAGAGCTGTAAGAAGCAGcgtatggaaaaaagaaaaagctgttcaCCAGCATGAATATGGACCAGAAGAAAGCATTGAAGATGACATGTACCAGAAGACTTGTACAATTTGTGGCCACCAActgacatatgaaaaaatgtaatGTGAGTTTTTAAACTTAACCACtttgaaatattttgtatttaaataaagaaaattttaatgacAAGTAATGTAATTATGCAAGACTGTTAACATGAAGTGGTTTCAGTTTTCTTTGTTAGCAAGCACTGATTTTTACATATGGGCAGTTATTTACTAAACACTTATGATTAAAGGCAAGTTAACTAATTTTCATCATGCAGTGGGGTGAATACATAAAATCTTAAGGTCATAAGTTCTTGCTATACTTTTAGTCCTGGTCTTATAAAAACAGCTACATTATTCTCTTTAATTCTCAATCAATTTAAGTTTGGTATTGCCTGTATTTTTGGAGTTGCCATAAAACTTGCCTAAAACACACCCACATGTTTTACCATACTGACTTATTCCAGTGGTAATACCTAGCTCCGAATTCTATGCAATGCAACTGCCAAGGACTGTGCTGAGAAAGTGGTCATCTGTGACATTATAAATTATATCTAGCaggaaaaacaacttaacaaaacaataatttgGATCATGTTTATGTAGTCATTACTTTGTCATGTTGTATATTATTTTAACCATAATGAATAAAGTACAAGTAAATCATTCTATGTATGTGGTAagcttccttaaaatgacaacCTACTTTTACCACATGCATTTAAGTACTGTTGTACAGTGCCATGCATTTTATGAATAATAACTGATAAGACTCAGTtacaacagacaggtttctgggTGAGAAAACTACTTTGGAGTTACACAAGATTTTTCAAAAGTAGAGATTTTAGGGTCAATTATACACAACAGACTAATGttaaaaaacatatttcaattttattcaaccACATTTTTGTCAAATTATCCAGGAACCATGAAAATCTATGCTGCTTGGCAAGTAAAAGAAATCCAACTTTTCTACTTCGTGAGCTCTTTTTCTAGTGTTTGACATGCCTCAAATGAAAGTACTTTTCTTGTGCCTTACTAgagaaaatatatcaaaatgaTCACAAAAAAGTTGCATTTCTGTCACATTTACATGACATCCTATGGTCAGCTTCACATTATTGTATTTAGGGAATCATTTGGGTTTTAGGTTTAAGCAGAGGTGCTTAccaatttttacctttttttccctttcctttgtccTCCCTAATAACTGAAAGAAGGGAAGTAAACAAAATGCTACCAGGAAGCCAACATTCATTAAAACAATCCAAAATAAAtgacatattaaaaaatatatgttttgttAAAGTCTCAACTTGAAGGTGGAAAAAATCCGCAGGCCTGCAGAGCACAGAACTGTTGGAATACAGCTAAAATATGATGGTCCAATTCAGCAGTAAAGAGAAGGTTTTCCAAGGTCACCATGTACTGTTGGATTATCTGATGATGCTACAAAGGTaaaaagaggagaaattaagtgaaggATGGAAACTATCACAAAAACAACTTAGTAAAACCAAATTTCTTAGCCTAATGTTGGGGGTGAGAACTCTCAGCACAAAACCTGTGTAGAGGAAGATGGGTACTTACTACTGTAGAGTGGAAGTAAGGCTGTAGGCTTTCTAGTATACTTGactaagggaaagaaggaaaacatgaaaaaaaaaggctaagggaaagaatagaagaaaaatggctaAATGCTGACTTTGAAAATAACTGCTATGACAATGAGATCGGCTGGTCTGAAGTTGGCTAAGTGTTGACTAAAGTATACAATCATTTCTTAAAGATGCTCATGAGAAAAGGGGAGGTGTTATAACTAAGCTTTATTTTCCCTACATTAATCCAGTAAGTGTTTATGGTAAAACTGTCATGTGCCTAATAACACTGCTGCTATGAGAGATACAAGAGATATGTAAAGGACAATCCTCTGAACTCAGAGCTTAAATTTAGTTAGGAAAAGCTACATATatggaaaaacaactaaaaagttaatgattgggcggagccaagatggcatctggaaagcagggacttgcatgagctccccgccaggtccctccaaaagccaataaaaaatggctctgaacaaattctagaactgcagaacccacaaaatagcagagggaagcagggatccagcccaggacagcctggatggtcgctggatgaggtttATCGTGCatggagtggagcccagcatgggcggctgcaggaccaaccagaccaagaacggtgaaacaggccctagcgccctgaatcagtgagctggggcagttaccacacttctcaacccaaaaacaccaaagacaacagagaaggttagtgggaagagctgtaggggacagagtgaaaagagttcccagtttggccatgggggggggggggggggaactagagctgcagttgcttccagccccaggcccacctggtggaaggaattaagtggcggatcagagcaggagtgcaaagcctgcttatgatttgcctcaggtccaggttggcggttcttgaggaaggaggagtgctgttgtggcagagctggctctatagaaatagctctaaaatcaACAGCAcacgtcttggggaggaaggggagaaaatctggaactcaaaattatgtagaaccgtgtgttgtaaactaaaaataaaaattaaaaaaaagaaaaaaaaaatcaacggcacatcccctcaaacttggaacaaagtactctttactctacaagcagtcataccccgatgaaaaattcaagggtcaagtaagttggctgggaacatggccaggcagtgaaaacacactcagattcagtctcagactttggaatctttctttggtgacaaagaagaccaaaacatacagcctaaagaagtcaacaaagtcaaagagcttacgtcaaaagcctccaagaaaaacatgaactggtctcaggccatggaagagctcaaaaaggatttggaaaagcaagtaagagaagcagaggaaaaattgggatgagaaatgagaatgatgcaagaaaaccatgaaaaacaagtcaatgaattgctaaagaagaccccaaaaaatactgaaaaaaatattgaagaaaacaacactttaaaaaatagactacctcaaatggcaaaagagctccaaaaagccaatgaggagaatgccttgaaaggcagaattagccaaatggaaaaggaggtccaaaagaccactgaagaaaatactactttaaaaatgagattggagcaagtggaagctagtgactttatgagaaatcaagatattataaaacagaaccaaaggaatgaaaaagtggaagacaatgtcaaatatctcactggaaaaaccactgacctggaaaatagatccaggagagataatttaaaaattattggactacctgaaagccatgatcaaaaaaagagcctagacatcatctttcaagaaattatcaaggagaactgccctgatattctagagccacagggcaaaatagaaattgaaagaatccaccgatcgcctcctcaaaaagatcctgaaaagaaaactcctaggaatattgttgccaaattccagagctcccagatccaggagaaaatactgcaagcagccagaaagaaacaatttgagtattgtggaaaaataatcaggataacacaggatctagcagcttctacattaagggaccaaagggcctggaatacgatattccggaggtcaatggagctaggattaaaaccaagaatcacttacccagcaaaactgagtatcatgctccaaggcaaaacaaggactttcaataaaatagaggactttcaagctttctcagtgaaaagaccagagctgaataaaaaatctgactttcaaacacaagaatcaagagaagcatgaaaaggtaaaccagaaggagaaatcataagggacttactaaagttgaactgttttgtttacattcctacatggaaagatgatgtgtataattcatgagacctcagtatcatagtagctgaaaggaatgtgcacatatatgtctgtatgtatacacacacacacacacacatgtatgtctatgtatgtgtgtgggtttatgtatatatatatatgtatgtatatgtgtgtatctatatatatatatagacagagggcacagggtgagttgaatatgaagggatatctaaaaaaaaatcaaattaagggataagagaggaatatattgagagagggagaaagggagagacagaatggggtatattatctcgcataaaagtgacaagaaaaagcggttctgtaggaagggaagagggggcaggtgaggaagaatgagtaaatcttgctctcactggatttgacttgagggaataccatacatactcaattgggtatcttaccccacaggaaaggaggaggaagaaaataaaaaaggggggatgatagaagggaaggcagatgggggaggaggtaatcaaaaacaaacacttttgaaaagggacagggtcaagggagcaaattcaataaagggggataggttaggaaggagcaaaacatagtctttcacaacatgagtattgtggaagggttttacataatgatacgcatgtggcctatgttgaattgcttgccttcttagggagggtgggcggggagggaagaggggagagaatttggaactcaaaagttttaaaaacagacgttcaaaaacaaaaataaaaaaaaaaagtttttgcatgcaactaggaaataagatacacaggaaatggggcacagaaatttatcttgctctacaagagaagaagggaaagggaatggggaggggagtgggatgacagaagggagggctgactggggaacggggcaaccagaatatacaccatctgggagtgggcgggagggtagaaatggggagaaaattcgtaattcaaactcttgtgaaaatcaatgctgaaaactaaatatattaaataaattaaataaaataaaaaaaataatgaaaagttaaTGATATAAGAAAATATAACCAAAGGAGTAGAAGACAGAGTAAATGCTATGGAATTTCTACAGGGAGAGACATAGTACTGAGTCAAAAAGGCTTCACAGAACAGTTTATGACTTGAGACTGGTCTTAAAGGATGCAAGATTATGCTAGGAACAAAGTCCCATATCTTGGTGTTGCCTGTATGTACGTTCACAGGTCCCTAAAGTTAATAAGGCATCAAGCAAATATGTAACTGCTTAGTGAAGCCATCCAAAGGACAGCAGACTTCGTGTGTATACTTCTAGCTTTCCAAAGAACTTGGAAGGACAAAGATCAGAAACTACATCTAAGTGTTTTCCTTCATTTATGGACCTACCATGTTGGGGTAGAATGATGTTTGAGTTTTGTGTTAGTAAGCCCTCTTTGAAATGAAACATTCTTTCCCataatttgatgttttcttggaggcattcTCTAGCTTAGTATAGTTAAAAATAACActattatacttttttttcttgaaattcagatctgcttttaaaaataactaatcTCATCTTTTCATTCTATTAACTAGGCAGTTGGGTACAGGCCATTAATAGAGAAAGGGACACCTCAAGCCCAAGGTAAAATCTGACTTCCCAACCTCCCTAAATGCTatggattatttccaatttatcctgtttatctGGTTTGTACATAACTGTTTAGGTGTTGTCTTCACCACTAAATCGTGattttcttgagagcagggactttttctttgtatcttcaaattttagcacagtacttggtatgCAGTAGATACTtaagtgcttgctgactgattccTTCCAC from Trichosurus vulpecula isolate mTriVul1 chromosome 1, mTriVul1.pri, whole genome shotgun sequence includes:
- the XPA gene encoding DNA repair protein complementing XP-A cells isoform X2, whose translation is MNPGITNVKSAPKIIDTGAGFFLEEEEEEEHKIDKVVHKPGPVLESDYAICEECGKEFMDSYLINHFDLATCDNCRDADGKHKLITKTEAKQQYLLKDCDLEKREPVLKFIVKKNPHHSQWGDMKLYLKLQVIKRALEVWGSEEALEEAKEVRQENREKMKQKKFDKKVKELRRAVRSSVWKKEKAVHQHEYGPEESIEDDMYQKTCTICGHQLTYEKM